In Paenibacillus sonchi, a single genomic region encodes these proteins:
- a CDS encoding UbiD family decarboxylase: MGYGNLRQWIEQLRKDKDLAVIDAPVDPYLELAEIHRRVVREEGPALLFTNVKDTPFPVATNLFGTVRRANQAFGTRPEQLVKTLMGAMETVLPPTASGLWKEKRLLLDLLKVGTRNVPQGEAPVLGVCRSTEPLKELPRITGWQEEGGPSLTLPLVYTESITHPQNHNLGIYRVQIYDDSKAGVYWQKHKGGGFHHREAEQLGEPLPVSVFLGGPPALIAAAAAPVQERLPELLLASLVLGGKLQMVKDPMGGHRIPAEAEFAIRGLIAPHERRMEGPFGDHYGFYSTPRHFPVMHVQRIWHRKDAIYPATIIGKPRQEDYYLREYIQRLLAPVYPLLMPSVKALWEYAECGPHSLVSAVVRESYPREAVVSAYRILGEGQLSLTKFLLLTNEPVELAEFPKLLESVLERFNPASDFLVYGNAAPDEQDHSPNAMNHGSKAIMLGVGNPVRELPSAYTEGLLPGINEAIPYCRGCLAVSGASYEEDPELPSRLIAALRAQETAWPLVFVVDNAPDTVRTQTSFLWTVFTRFDPASDIYAEYEIKSHHIGYKLPLVIDARMKRDYPEELVPREDIVQRVDRNWNSYFPH, translated from the coding sequence TTGGGATATGGTAATTTGCGTCAATGGATTGAACAGCTCCGCAAGGATAAGGATCTTGCCGTAATTGATGCTCCGGTGGACCCTTATTTGGAGCTTGCGGAGATTCATCGGCGTGTGGTACGGGAGGAGGGGCCGGCTCTGCTCTTCACAAATGTAAAAGACACGCCGTTTCCGGTAGCGACGAATCTGTTCGGAACGGTGCGCCGGGCCAACCAGGCCTTCGGGACCCGCCCCGAGCAGCTGGTGAAGACCCTCATGGGCGCCATGGAAACAGTGCTGCCGCCAACAGCATCCGGGCTCTGGAAGGAGAAACGGCTGCTGCTGGACCTGCTTAAGGTCGGGACCCGGAATGTGCCGCAGGGAGAAGCGCCTGTGCTTGGGGTCTGCCGCAGCACCGAGCCGCTGAAGGAACTGCCGCGCATCACCGGCTGGCAGGAGGAAGGGGGACCTTCTCTGACCTTGCCGCTGGTCTATACCGAGAGCATCACTCATCCGCAGAACCATAATCTTGGAATATACCGTGTTCAGATATATGATGACAGCAAAGCGGGGGTCTATTGGCAGAAGCATAAGGGAGGCGGCTTTCATCACCGGGAGGCGGAGCAGCTCGGCGAGCCGCTGCCCGTGTCCGTTTTTCTCGGCGGGCCTCCGGCACTGATAGCCGCTGCAGCAGCTCCTGTGCAGGAACGTCTGCCGGAGCTGCTGCTGGCATCGCTTGTGCTGGGCGGCAAGCTGCAGATGGTCAAGGACCCGATGGGCGGGCACCGGATTCCCGCTGAAGCGGAATTTGCCATCCGGGGACTGATTGCCCCCCATGAGCGGCGGATGGAAGGACCGTTCGGGGATCACTATGGATTTTATTCCACACCCCGCCATTTCCCTGTGATGCATGTGCAGCGTATCTGGCACCGCAAGGATGCTATCTACCCGGCAACGATCATCGGCAAGCCGCGCCAGGAGGATTATTATCTCAGGGAATACATACAGCGGCTGCTGGCCCCCGTATACCCGCTTTTGATGCCTTCCGTCAAAGCGTTGTGGGAATACGCCGAATGCGGCCCTCACTCACTGGTGTCTGCCGTAGTAAGGGAGAGTTATCCCAGAGAAGCGGTGGTGTCAGCCTACCGCATCCTGGGGGAAGGCCAGCTGTCACTGACCAAATTTCTGCTGCTGACCAATGAACCCGTGGAGCTGGCAGAGTTCCCTAAGCTGCTGGAAAGTGTGCTGGAGCGCTTCAATCCCGCCTCGGATTTCCTGGTGTACGGAAATGCCGCCCCGGACGAGCAGGACCATTCGCCCAATGCGATGAACCATGGCAGCAAGGCCATCATGCTGGGCGTGGGAAATCCGGTGCGTGAGCTGCCTTCTGCTTACACGGAAGGTCTTCTCCCGGGTATTAATGAGGCAATTCCTTACTGCCGGGGATGTTTGGCTGTTTCCGGTGCATCCTATGAAGAAGATCCTGAGCTTCCTTCCCGGCTAATCGCAGCTCTGCGTGCACAGGAAACAGCCTGGCCGCTGGTGTTTGTAGTGGATAATGCCCCGGATACGGTGCGCACGCAAACTTCATTCCTGTGGACGGTGTTCACGAGGTTCGATCCGGCCAGTGATATCTACGCCGAATACGAGATCAAAAGCCATCATATCGGCTATAAGCTGCCCCTTGTGATCGATGCCCGGATGAAGCGGGATTACCCCGAGGAACTGGTTCCGC
- a CDS encoding polysaccharide biosynthesis protein, giving the protein MSTKKESFVKGTLILAAAALVARVLGLAQRVPLEHLFNDIGNASFTQANNVYLMLLPLATAGIPSTLSKMVSERYALNRPHEAQQVYRAALIFAAVVGVLMSTILYIAAPYYAEYSKVPESTLAIRAIAPALLLFPMIAMMRGYFQGRNNMMAGGISQIIEQIARVSTAILLAFILLRQGYSNTWMAAGASFGSVLGSIGAFGVMLYYAVKLRRSEEQKALYDSSQTRIPLLKIYKDIFKLSIPIVLSSVTVPVVNFIDTSFIVPLLSGQIGREAATQALGIFGSRAQSVAGIPPVLSIALSTSLIPVISAAYARREEAHLKRQITLALRISILTGTPIVLSLVVAAYSVNGLLFSSLDGSGIVAMLTLGTIFQITMMTTNSILLGMGKARISMYYVLAGLLVKFGSNFLLSRLFGIYGIIAATALCFIVITLLNLRMLKTIVPFEILGKRWGGFAVAVLAAGGIGYGLNEAGQLLTHMMPARLAFLITCLVVGAAVVIVYLVLLIVLGVLSRQEIAGYPRPLQKLLGPLMKLQPERVRSEQ; this is encoded by the coding sequence TTGTCCACCAAGAAAGAGTCTTTTGTCAAAGGCACGCTTATCCTGGCCGCGGCGGCGCTCGTGGCCCGCGTGCTTGGTCTTGCCCAGCGGGTGCCGCTGGAGCATTTATTCAATGATATCGGCAATGCATCATTTACGCAGGCCAACAACGTGTATTTGATGCTGCTGCCGCTGGCTACAGCAGGTATTCCGAGTACGCTCAGCAAGATGGTGTCTGAGCGTTATGCCCTGAACCGGCCGCATGAGGCGCAGCAGGTATACCGCGCGGCGCTTATTTTTGCTGCGGTGGTTGGTGTGCTGATGAGTACAATCCTGTACATAGCGGCTCCCTACTATGCAGAGTATAGCAAGGTGCCTGAGAGCACGCTGGCGATCCGGGCGATTGCCCCGGCGCTGCTGCTCTTTCCGATGATCGCGATGATGCGCGGTTATTTCCAGGGACGCAACAATATGATGGCTGGCGGCATCTCACAGATCATTGAGCAGATTGCCCGGGTATCCACGGCGATCCTGCTTGCCTTTATTCTGCTGCGCCAGGGCTACAGCAATACCTGGATGGCTGCCGGCGCCTCCTTCGGCAGCGTGCTTGGCAGCATCGGGGCTTTTGGCGTGATGCTGTATTATGCGGTGAAGCTCCGCCGCAGCGAGGAGCAGAAAGCCCTGTACGATTCCAGTCAAACCCGGATTCCGCTGCTGAAAATCTATAAGGATATCTTTAAGCTGTCCATACCGATTGTACTCTCTTCCGTTACGGTTCCGGTCGTGAACTTCATTGATACCTCATTCATTGTTCCGCTGCTCAGCGGGCAGATCGGGCGGGAAGCCGCTACTCAGGCCCTGGGGATCTTCGGCAGCCGGGCGCAGAGTGTAGCCGGAATTCCGCCGGTGCTGTCCATCGCACTCAGCACCTCGCTGATTCCGGTCATTTCCGCCGCTTATGCAAGACGCGAAGAGGCGCACCTGAAGCGGCAGATCACGCTGGCGCTGCGGATTTCGATTTTGACGGGGACGCCTATTGTCCTTTCGCTCGTTGTAGCGGCGTATTCCGTGAACGGCCTGCTGTTCAGCAGCCTGGACGGCAGCGGCATTGTAGCCATGCTGACCCTCGGGACGATTTTCCAGATTACGATGATGACGACCAACTCCATTCTGCTTGGGATGGGAAAGGCGCGGATTTCCATGTACTATGTGCTGGCGGGTCTGCTGGTCAAATTCGGGTCCAACTTCCTGCTCAGCCGCTTGTTCGGTATTTACGGCATTATTGCTGCCACGGCGCTGTGCTTCATTGTGATTACCCTGCTTAACCTGAGAATGCTCAAGACTATCGTTCCTTTCGAGATCCTAGGCAAACGCTGGGGCGGCTTCGCTGTTGCCGTATTGGCCGCCGGAGGGATTGGCTACGGACTGAACGAGGCGGGACAGCTGCTTACCCATATGATGCCTGCGCGCCTGGCCTTCCTGATCACTTGCCTCGTTGTAGGGGCGGCGGTGGTTATCGTCTACCTTGTGCTGCTCATTGTTCTGGGGGTGCTGAGCCGTCAGGAAATCGCCGGTTATCCACGGCCGCTGCAGAAGCTGCTGGGTCCGCTCATGAAGCTGCAGCCTGAACGTGTTCGTTCTGAGCAATAA
- a CDS encoding peptidoglycan D,D-transpeptidase FtsI family protein, producing MFFFSTFVIFCVIIIRLAVVQFVEGPNLKEVETSRDTKNVPLAAIRGSIRAAGGEEIAYSSPVQSLYITLTKEYIAKSTDKKTGETSFTPEARANVYALANNLVENFNKYGDPNGEKLTVNDVINSLDLKFKKYSGFMARRIKAGLTPKEVAYFMEHKEEYPGLEVVEESNRHYNKDTVAVQTVGYIKPFKSAGSLDIYKNIQNAMKKIDNDPGLTYKDDEFVGFDGLELQYQRELRGKNGYQVISVNPQNMAENIENMVPPVKGNDVWMTINKNIQLKTEQAITEQISWLHSHSVQGKTHPDAVTGYAVAMEVDTGNVVAMASMPDYDTNVWTKGSLPTDVWNSIMNNYQNGTINPISSGVSGHGLQSVLLLGSTIKPLSVLIGLNEGFFSTSTTYQDKGIAYFGKNDKSSVRNASGHVYGSMDPSRAIEKSSNVFMVDMVGKKLYEKYGNKGIGVWDKYMKEFGLGVSTQSGLPREFLGQINYTNTKAAGSAQAALVYASFGQQGSYTTLQLAQYASTLANEGVRIKPQLVSKITDPDGKVVKTFGREVIDEVTTFDKSFWREIKKGMSSDVTAFSDFPYDFARKTGTSQQSAKGDLRDNGVFIAFAPRENPKLAVAVVIPEGGFGSNSAAPVARKIFDAYDWEYGLDGVPKKSLKTEGAKDGADAGKDSENTATTNN from the coding sequence GTGTTTTTCTTCAGCACGTTTGTCATTTTCTGCGTTATCATTATCCGTCTTGCCGTTGTTCAGTTTGTGGAAGGACCCAATTTAAAAGAGGTTGAGACCAGCCGTGATACCAAAAATGTGCCGCTTGCAGCCATACGGGGATCGATCCGCGCCGCCGGAGGCGAGGAAATTGCGTATTCCAGCCCTGTGCAATCCCTGTATATCACGCTTACCAAAGAATATATAGCCAAGTCTACAGATAAGAAAACAGGTGAAACTTCATTTACTCCGGAGGCCCGGGCAAATGTCTACGCGCTGGCTAACAATCTGGTTGAGAATTTCAATAAGTATGGCGATCCGAATGGCGAAAAGCTGACGGTTAACGATGTAATTAACTCCCTGGACCTCAAGTTCAAGAAATATTCCGGCTTTATGGCCCGGCGGATCAAAGCTGGCCTTACCCCCAAAGAAGTGGCCTATTTCATGGAGCATAAAGAGGAATACCCGGGCCTTGAAGTCGTCGAGGAGAGTAACCGCCATTATAATAAGGATACGGTCGCGGTGCAGACTGTAGGTTACATCAAGCCTTTCAAGTCCGCAGGCAGTCTGGATATTTACAAAAACATTCAAAATGCAATGAAAAAGATCGACAATGATCCTGGATTGACTTACAAGGATGATGAGTTTGTCGGCTTCGACGGTCTGGAGCTGCAGTATCAGCGGGAACTCCGCGGCAAAAACGGCTATCAGGTGATCTCCGTCAATCCGCAGAATATGGCCGAAAACATCGAGAATATGGTCCCTCCTGTAAAGGGAAATGACGTCTGGATGACCATTAATAAAAACATCCAGCTTAAGACAGAGCAGGCTATTACAGAGCAGATTAGCTGGCTGCATTCACATTCCGTGCAGGGGAAAACACATCCTGATGCCGTAACAGGCTACGCTGTAGCGATGGAAGTTGACACCGGGAATGTCGTCGCTATGGCCAGTATGCCTGACTATGATACAAATGTCTGGACGAAAGGCTCGCTGCCTACCGATGTCTGGAACAGCATTATGAATAACTATCAGAACGGGACCATTAATCCGATATCCTCCGGGGTGTCGGGCCATGGGCTTCAATCTGTGCTGCTGCTGGGTTCGACCATCAAACCCTTGAGTGTGCTTATCGGACTGAACGAAGGCTTTTTCTCCACCTCTACTACCTATCAGGATAAGGGGATTGCCTATTTCGGGAAAAATGATAAATCCTCGGTCCGCAATGCCTCCGGGCACGTGTACGGTTCCATGGACCCCTCCAGGGCGATTGAGAAATCATCCAACGTCTTCATGGTGGATATGGTCGGCAAGAAGCTGTACGAGAAATATGGAAACAAAGGTATTGGGGTCTGGGATAAATATATGAAGGAATTCGGACTCGGCGTTTCGACGCAAAGCGGACTTCCCAGAGAGTTTTTAGGACAAATCAACTATACGAATACAAAAGCAGCGGGGAGTGCCCAGGCGGCGCTGGTCTATGCATCCTTCGGGCAGCAGGGAAGCTACACTACGCTGCAGCTTGCGCAGTATGCTTCTACTCTTGCCAATGAAGGTGTACGGATCAAACCGCAGCTGGTCAGCAAAATCACGGACCCGGACGGTAAGGTGGTTAAGACCTTTGGACGTGAGGTTATTGATGAAGTCACGACCTTTGACAAGTCCTTCTGGAGAGAAATCAAAAAGGGCATGAGCAGTGATGTAACTGCATTTTCTGACTTTCCGTATGATTTCGCCCGCAAAACAGGGACATCACAGCAATCAGCCAAAGGCGACCTGCGCGATAACGGGGTCTTCATTGCTTTTGCCCCGCGTGAGAATCCGAAGCTGGCTGTAGCCGTGGTTATCCCTGAAGGGGGATTCGGCTCCAACAGTGCGGCGCCGGTGGCCCGCAAGATTTTTGACGCTTACGATTGGGAGTATGGTCTGGATGGCGTGCCTAAGAAAAGCTTGAAGACAGAAGGTGCCAAAGACGGCGCTGACGCAGGGAAAGATTCCGAAAATACAGCCACAACAAACAACTGA
- a CDS encoding peptidoglycan D,D-transpeptidase FtsI family protein: MKWFGFPGRSPDSSHGRSTSSLRINLFFFGTFFIFCVIIVRLASLQFVEAEALTEIEENQETKTVPLSAIRGIIHAAGGENIAYNTSVQSLYITLTKDYTETYRNKATNEYEFTDKAKANTASLAARLESVFNQYGDPSGKKLTGEEITTLLDLNFKKTLGYYPRKIKTGLTPKEVAHFLEHKEQYPGLSIVEEAARHYDKDTVAVQTVGYIRPFKSLDSLDLYKNIRSAMKKNNADPGLVYKEEEFAGAYGLEQQYQRELRGKNGYQTISVNPQNMAEEIIESVPPVKGNDIWMTINKNVQMKTEQAIMDQIRWLHTHPVLGKLHPDALTGYAVAMEVDTGNVVAMASMPDYDTSVWTTDKVEPEVYEKIANNYLNGTIRDTTSGISGNGLKSVIYLGSTVKPLSVLIGLNEGLFSTGDTYNDVGIAYFGKDDNASVKNSSGHVLGPLDPAKAIQESSNAFMVDMVGDPLYKKYKSKAPEVWDQYLKAFGLGVSTQSGLPNESAGLGDYMDTKAAGSTQAAMVYASFGQKGKYTALQLAQYTATLANEGERIKPQLVSRITDAEGKTVKEFHREVLSTISFDPSYWKEIKKGMNTDVKAFDGFPYDFARKTGTSEMDAYGVTRDNGVFIAFAPREHPKLAVAVVIPEGGFGSNSAAPVARKIFDAYDWEYGLNGVPRKNVSPATESTLE; the protein is encoded by the coding sequence GTGAAATGGTTTGGTTTCCCGGGCAGAAGCCCGGATTCAAGTCATGGCCGAAGCACATCCAGTCTGCGCATCAATTTGTTTTTCTTCGGCACGTTTTTTATTTTTTGTGTAATTATTGTCCGTCTTGCGTCACTGCAGTTCGTCGAGGCTGAGGCTTTAACAGAAATTGAAGAGAATCAGGAGACCAAAACTGTCCCGCTCTCCGCGATCCGGGGGATAATTCATGCTGCCGGCGGGGAGAACATCGCGTATAACACTTCTGTCCAATCCCTGTACATCACGTTAACTAAGGACTATACCGAGACCTATAGGAATAAGGCAACCAATGAATATGAATTTACCGACAAGGCCAAAGCGAACACCGCTTCCCTGGCAGCAAGACTGGAGTCTGTCTTCAATCAATATGGCGATCCGTCCGGCAAAAAGCTGACAGGAGAAGAAATTACAACACTGCTTGATCTCAATTTCAAAAAAACGCTTGGCTACTATCCGCGCAAAATCAAGACAGGACTTACGCCCAAGGAAGTGGCTCATTTTCTGGAGCATAAGGAACAGTATCCCGGTCTTTCGATTGTGGAGGAGGCTGCACGCCATTATGACAAGGACACAGTGGCTGTGCAGACGGTGGGTTATATCAGACCTTTTAAATCCTTAGACAGTTTGGACCTTTACAAAAATATCCGCAGTGCAATGAAGAAAAATAATGCCGATCCCGGCTTAGTGTATAAAGAGGAAGAATTTGCAGGTGCGTATGGCCTCGAACAGCAATACCAGCGGGAGCTGCGCGGGAAAAACGGCTACCAGACCATTTCCGTAAATCCGCAGAATATGGCCGAAGAAATTATTGAATCAGTACCTCCGGTCAAGGGGAACGACATCTGGATGACGATCAACAAGAACGTACAGATGAAGACCGAGCAGGCGATTATGGATCAGATCCGCTGGCTGCACACCCATCCGGTGCTGGGGAAACTTCATCCCGATGCCCTGACCGGCTACGCTGTTGCCATGGAAGTGGACACTGGAAACGTGGTGGCCATGGCCAGTATGCCTGATTATGACACGAGTGTCTGGACAACAGATAAAGTTGAGCCTGAGGTGTATGAAAAAATTGCGAACAATTATTTGAACGGAACGATCAGAGATACTACCTCCGGGATTTCAGGGAATGGCCTGAAGTCAGTGATCTATTTGGGGTCCACGGTCAAACCGTTAAGTGTATTGATTGGATTAAATGAAGGTTTGTTCTCTACCGGCGATACTTATAACGATGTAGGGATCGCTTATTTCGGCAAAGACGACAATGCTTCTGTAAAAAATTCCTCAGGCCATGTGCTGGGACCGCTGGATCCGGCTAAAGCGATTCAGGAATCATCCAACGCGTTTATGGTCGATATGGTCGGGGATCCCCTGTACAAGAAATATAAGAGCAAGGCACCGGAGGTGTGGGATCAATATTTGAAGGCTTTTGGGCTCGGCGTATCCACACAAAGCGGCCTGCCTAATGAAAGTGCCGGACTGGGTGATTATATGGATACCAAGGCGGCCGGCAGCACCCAGGCAGCCATGGTCTACGCTTCCTTCGGCCAGAAAGGCAAATATACAGCGCTGCAGCTGGCACAGTACACAGCAACTCTCGCCAATGAGGGAGAGCGGATCAAGCCGCAGCTGGTCAGCAGAATTACCGATGCGGAAGGCAAGACCGTCAAAGAGTTTCACCGTGAGGTGCTAAGCACAATTTCGTTCGATCCCTCCTACTGGAAGGAGATCAAAAAAGGGATGAATACTGACGTCAAGGCATTTGACGGATTTCCTTATGATTTTGCCCGCAAGACCGGCACTTCCGAAATGGATGCATACGGAGTGACGCGTGACAACGGTGTGTTTATCGCTTTCGCGCCCCGTGAGCATCCCAAGCTGGCTGTAGCTGTAGTGATTCCGGAGGGCGGTTTTGGATCGAATAGTGCTGCTCCGGTAGCCCGCAAAATATTTGACGCTTATGACTGGGAATACGGACTGAATGGAGTCCCCCGAAAGAACGTATCCCCTGCCACGGAGTCAACATTGGAATAA
- a CDS encoding COX15/CtaA family protein — translation MTMNQLKWLSYITCLIMFMALLGGAVVTKTGSGLECGNEWPLCHGKLVPAYTIGSLIEYTHRLFSGLAGLLSLASMFAFWRYARERRDLQVFALLTLLFVVVQGGMGALAVIRPQSAAVMALHMGFSLIAFASSLMLALGTKRRHAWGDDPPVAGRRVSRGFRNLTWAAALYSYIVVYIGAYVSHTDSQGGCSGWPLCNGEWFPELSGGVTIVFTHRVAAALLFLLVACLGHLAFWKHKAQPELRALGIAAVVLCLLQVLSGAAVVHTLYNERLYIFAALAHILLIAGLFGVLCYMSVRVWQLERANK, via the coding sequence TTGACGATGAATCAATTGAAATGGCTCAGCTACATCACTTGTCTAATTATGTTTATGGCTCTGCTCGGCGGAGCCGTGGTCACCAAAACAGGTTCCGGGCTGGAGTGCGGCAATGAATGGCCGCTGTGTCACGGAAAGCTTGTTCCTGCCTATACGATAGGCTCCCTCATTGAGTACACCCATCGTCTGTTTAGCGGTCTTGCCGGTCTGCTGTCCCTTGCTTCAATGTTTGCCTTTTGGCGTTATGCCCGTGAGCGGAGAGATCTGCAGGTGTTCGCCCTGCTGACGCTTTTATTTGTGGTAGTACAGGGAGGGATGGGGGCACTTGCGGTGATCCGGCCACAGTCGGCTGCGGTGATGGCGCTGCATATGGGCTTTTCGCTGATCGCTTTCGCCAGTTCGCTGATGCTTGCCCTGGGGACGAAACGCAGACATGCATGGGGGGATGATCCTCCTGTGGCGGGCCGGCGGGTCAGCAGGGGCTTCCGCAACTTAACGTGGGCGGCTGCGTTATATTCTTATATAGTGGTTTATATTGGGGCGTATGTCAGCCATACAGACTCCCAGGGAGGCTGCTCCGGGTGGCCGCTCTGTAACGGGGAGTGGTTCCCTGAGCTGTCAGGCGGAGTAACCATTGTTTTTACGCACAGGGTTGCGGCGGCGCTGCTGTTTCTCCTGGTTGCGTGCCTTGGACATCTGGCCTTCTGGAAACATAAAGCGCAGCCTGAGCTGAGAGCCCTTGGCATTGCAGCAGTTGTGCTGTGTCTGCTTCAAGTACTCAGCGGTGCGGCTGTTGTTCATACCCTATATAACGAAAGGCTGTACATATTTGCCGCACTGGCGCATATTCTCCTGATCGCCGGGCTTTTCGGTGTTCTGTGTTATATGAGTGTGCGCGTATGGCAGCTGGAAAGAGCGAATAAATAG
- a CDS encoding thioredoxin family protein, whose translation MDKITSPAEFQVAIQSPRLTVAVFKADWCSDCKFIDPFMPDVEQKYNERLTLVEVDVDAVGDVSQEQNILGIPSFVAYSDGRELVRFVNKLRKSREEIEGFLDRALEVYLTIHK comes from the coding sequence ATGGATAAAATTACTTCGCCTGCGGAATTTCAGGTGGCGATTCAATCGCCCCGTCTGACCGTGGCCGTGTTCAAAGCCGACTGGTGCTCCGACTGCAAGTTCATTGATCCGTTCATGCCTGATGTGGAGCAGAAATATAATGAACGCCTCACACTGGTTGAAGTGGATGTTGACGCTGTAGGCGATGTCAGCCAGGAACAGAATATTCTCGGCATTCCCAGCTTTGTTGCGTATAGCGATGGCCGCGAGCTCGTAAGGTTCGTGAACAAGCTGCGCAAATCCCGTGAGGAGATCGAGGGATTTCTGGACAGAGCGCTCGAAGTTTATCTGACCATACACAAGTAA
- a CDS encoding DUF456 domain-containing protein: protein MAILGWVLIIALFAVGLAGAVYPILPGALAIYLAFFVYGWFFSFDPFGAGFWITQTLIVVVLFVADYVVGAWGVKKFGGSRASVIGSTIGLILGPFLIPAFGLLIGPFVGAFAGELIAGSKPGKALKVSFGSLLGLFSSTVVKIVLQIAMVVLFFIWIGRY from the coding sequence TTGGCGATTCTGGGGTGGGTTCTGATTATTGCTTTGTTCGCCGTGGGGCTTGCCGGAGCAGTGTATCCCATACTGCCGGGCGCACTGGCGATTTATCTGGCCTTTTTCGTATACGGCTGGTTCTTTTCCTTTGATCCGTTTGGTGCGGGATTCTGGATCACTCAGACGCTGATCGTGGTTGTGCTGTTTGTGGCGGATTATGTGGTCGGGGCCTGGGGCGTCAAGAAGTTCGGCGGCTCCCGCGCTTCGGTGATCGGCAGCACGATTGGCCTGATTCTGGGCCCGTTCCTTATCCCGGCGTTTGGCCTGCTGATCGGCCCTTTTGTCGGCGCATTTGCCGGTGAGCTGATCGCCGGCTCCAAGCCCGGCAAAGCCTTGAAGGTGAGCTTTGGCTCACTGCTTGGCTTATTCAGCAGCACGGTCGTCAAAATCGTGCTGCAAATTGCCATGGTCGTCCTCTTCTTTATCTGGATTGGCCGGTATTAA
- a CDS encoding Cof-type HAD-IIB family hydrolase, with the protein MIAKYRLLALDMDGTLLNDEQQITPKTVEWIKKAMDAGVHVCLSTGRTSRGAMPYAEQLGLETPMIMVNGSEVWRTPSELYRRSLMDVTLVKTMHEMAEEYGTWFWACSVDEVYNRDNWDGDIEGREWLKFGYSTEDDDIRHKLLMRLQDLGGLEITNSSPTNLEINPLGINKASGIREVCRLLGLEMSQVVAVGDSLNDLAAIQQSGFGVAMGNAQEVVKQEADAVVATNNDDGIAEVIQKYILAEAEIEVEAQAGRSSGK; encoded by the coding sequence ATGATTGCCAAATACCGCCTGCTAGCATTGGACATGGATGGAACCCTGCTGAATGATGAACAACAGATTACCCCCAAAACGGTGGAATGGATTAAAAAAGCGATGGATGCGGGCGTTCATGTCTGCCTGTCCACCGGACGCACCTCCCGCGGTGCAATGCCTTATGCTGAGCAACTGGGACTTGAAACTCCGATGATTATGGTCAACGGCAGTGAGGTGTGGCGTACGCCGAGTGAGCTGTACCGCCGCTCCCTGATGGATGTGACGCTGGTTAAGACCATGCATGAAATGGCCGAAGAATACGGGACTTGGTTCTGGGCGTGTTCAGTAGACGAGGTTTACAACCGCGACAATTGGGATGGGGATATCGAAGGCCGGGAGTGGCTTAAGTTCGGGTATTCCACAGAGGACGATGACATCCGCCATAAGCTGCTGATGCGGCTTCAAGATCTGGGCGGACTCGAAATTACGAATTCTTCACCAACCAATCTGGAGATTAATCCGCTGGGCATCAACAAGGCTTCAGGTATCCGGGAGGTCTGCAGGCTCCTGGGCTTAGAGATGTCCCAGGTTGTCGCTGTAGGGGACAGTCTGAATGATCTGGCTGCGATCCAGCAGTCCGGCTTCGGTGTCGCCATGGGCAACGCCCAGGAGGTTGTGAAGCAGGAAGCGGACGCCGTCGTCGCCACGAACAATGACGACGGCATAGCAGAAGTAATCCAAAAGTATATTTTGGCCGAAGCTGAAATCGAAGTAGAAGCCCAGGCCGGAAGATCATCCGGAAAATAA